A genomic segment from Polyangium mundeleinium encodes:
- a CDS encoding ATP-binding protein — MEPPSEGPGAGGETSGAALADLLRGAQPEILEAWERAVRRMPAGRDLPRPHLLDHIPTLLEEIADMVDALRVGRTPKPPSETAQAHAEERLEEGFDLTSVVTEYALLRSTITRSLWRKQNLPGGPEGFLTLHQAIDAAIVAAVERYTRARDRGAGESRAELERVLAQVDIERLRFRDLVNNLDHVVVWEADALSLRFSFVSERATPVTGMTPAEWMSAPDFWGTHVPAAEHGRLLALFRRCLEARTDERLDHRFLRPDGRVLWVHTGVHGTERAGAPMFQGVTIDITELRESIQAREQILEIVSHDLRNPLSVITMNLELLARRAPPGEAGADLRQRTETALRHARHMARIIGDLVDLAAVAANRLSVARKPEEPRGIVQEAVASFEERASEKGIGLGCEVVGEPPRVLCDHDRVIQILGNLLGNAISATEPGGSVVVRVEPREDEVVFSVADTGRGIPAEHLPNLFKPYWRGDANAYKGTGLGLAISWGLVVAQGGRLWVESEVGRGTTFSFVLPVDRT, encoded by the coding sequence GTGGAGCCCCCAAGCGAAGGCCCCGGCGCGGGCGGAGAAACGAGCGGAGCCGCGCTGGCCGACCTTCTGCGCGGTGCGCAGCCCGAGATCCTCGAGGCGTGGGAGCGAGCCGTCCGGCGGATGCCGGCCGGGCGTGATCTCCCCCGTCCGCACCTCCTCGATCACATCCCCACCCTGCTCGAAGAAATCGCCGACATGGTGGACGCGCTTCGGGTCGGTCGGACCCCGAAGCCTCCGTCCGAGACTGCCCAGGCCCACGCGGAGGAGCGGCTGGAGGAGGGATTCGATCTCACCTCCGTCGTCACCGAATACGCGCTCTTGAGGTCGACGATCACGCGGTCGCTCTGGCGAAAGCAAAACCTGCCCGGCGGCCCCGAGGGGTTCCTGACCCTCCACCAGGCCATCGACGCGGCCATCGTCGCGGCCGTCGAGCGCTACACGCGCGCCCGCGACCGGGGCGCAGGGGAGAGCCGCGCCGAGCTCGAACGTGTCCTCGCCCAGGTCGACATCGAGCGGCTGCGCTTCCGCGATCTCGTGAACAACCTGGATCACGTCGTCGTATGGGAGGCCGACGCGCTCTCCCTCCGGTTTTCGTTCGTGAGTGAACGGGCCACGCCCGTGACCGGTATGACGCCGGCCGAATGGATGAGCGCGCCCGATTTCTGGGGCACCCACGTCCCCGCCGCGGAGCACGGCCGGCTCCTCGCGCTCTTCCGCCGCTGCCTCGAAGCACGGACCGACGAGCGCCTGGACCACCGTTTCCTGCGGCCGGACGGTCGTGTCCTCTGGGTCCACACCGGCGTGCACGGGACCGAGCGCGCGGGCGCGCCGATGTTCCAGGGCGTGACCATCGACATCACCGAGCTCCGGGAGTCCATCCAGGCGCGCGAGCAGATCCTCGAAATCGTGTCCCACGATCTGCGCAATCCGCTCAGCGTGATCACGATGAACCTGGAGCTCTTGGCCCGGAGGGCGCCGCCGGGCGAGGCCGGGGCCGACCTCCGGCAACGTACGGAGACGGCGTTGCGCCACGCGCGGCACATGGCGCGGATCATCGGGGACCTCGTGGACCTCGCGGCCGTGGCGGCGAATCGCCTCTCGGTGGCACGCAAACCCGAGGAGCCACGCGGCATCGTGCAGGAAGCCGTGGCGAGCTTCGAGGAGAGGGCGAGCGAGAAGGGGATCGGCTTGGGGTGCGAGGTCGTCGGGGAGCCGCCGCGGGTGCTTTGTGATCACGATCGGGTGATCCAGATCCTCGGAAACCTCCTCGGCAATGCGATCAGCGCGACGGAGCCAGGCGGATCCGTGGTCGTGCGCGTGGAGCCGCGCGAGGACGAGGTGGTGTTTTCGGTCGCGGATACGGGCCGCGGGATCCCCGCGGAGCACCTGCCGAACCTGTTCAAGCCGTACTGGCGGGGCGACGCGAACGCCTACAAAGGCACCGGGCTCGGGCTCGCCATCTCGTGGGGCCTCGTGGTCGCGCAGGGCGGGAGGTTATGGGTCGAGAGCGAGGTGGGCCGGGGGACGACGTTCTCGTTCGTGCTCCCCGTCGACCGGACCTAG
- a CDS encoding metallophosphoesterase family protein — MPTLAAPPRLLAALGLAASLTSGCSDPTPAEPPPPPPTDERCPGTGVSKGPWSLRADRTSAVVRWEACRQGVAGGVVFTPEGGGDAREATSTVTTYEVTTTRKAVLDPSAPPDEAGTYWTHEAVLSGLTAGACVDYHLAADPAAKGRVCAAKPDGADLRFLAIGDTNPGLNRITQKVLDQVLPMGPDFTLHGGDIQYYESGLETYASWFPAMRPLLAQGAFFPALGNHELEVPEEYEAYYRRFFGGAGFDGAGDHYRFESGGVWFFSLDTEQPLGLASEQGIWLAESLADAASKPGYRFSVVFLHKPIVTCGDKSDDPATRAELEPLFVQHGVRLVIQAHMHGYERFAFPDLTWITTGGGGASLANVDENVDRPICAMRAASGTVRHAVILDATGKTLSGEVIDDKGAVWDTFVLEGP; from the coding sequence ATGCCGACGCTCGCCGCTCCCCCTCGCCTCCTCGCCGCCCTCGGACTCGCCGCCTCGCTCACCTCCGGCTGTAGCGATCCGACGCCCGCAGAACCCCCGCCGCCTCCGCCCACGGACGAACGTTGCCCCGGCACCGGCGTCAGCAAGGGGCCCTGGTCGCTCCGCGCCGATCGCACCTCCGCCGTCGTCCGCTGGGAGGCCTGCCGGCAGGGCGTCGCCGGGGGCGTCGTGTTCACGCCCGAAGGCGGGGGGGATGCACGCGAAGCGACCTCGACCGTCACGACGTACGAGGTCACCACGACGCGCAAAGCCGTCCTCGATCCGAGCGCGCCGCCCGACGAGGCCGGCACCTACTGGACCCACGAGGCCGTCCTTTCGGGCCTCACGGCCGGCGCCTGCGTCGACTACCACCTCGCCGCCGACCCGGCCGCGAAAGGCCGCGTCTGCGCCGCCAAACCCGACGGCGCGGACCTGCGCTTCCTCGCCATCGGCGACACGAACCCGGGCCTCAATCGCATCACGCAGAAGGTGCTCGATCAGGTCTTGCCGATGGGCCCCGATTTCACGCTGCACGGCGGGGACATCCAGTATTACGAGTCCGGCCTGGAGACGTATGCCTCCTGGTTCCCCGCGATGCGCCCCTTGCTCGCGCAGGGCGCGTTTTTCCCGGCCCTCGGCAATCACGAGCTCGAGGTGCCCGAGGAATACGAGGCCTATTATCGACGCTTCTTCGGCGGCGCCGGGTTCGACGGCGCGGGCGACCATTATCGCTTCGAATCGGGCGGCGTCTGGTTCTTCTCCCTCGACACGGAACAACCCCTGGGCCTCGCCTCCGAGCAGGGAATATGGCTCGCCGAATCCCTCGCCGACGCGGCGTCGAAGCCCGGGTATCGATTCTCCGTGGTCTTCCTCCACAAGCCGATCGTCACGTGCGGCGACAAATCCGACGATCCCGCGACACGCGCCGAGCTCGAGCCGCTCTTCGTGCAACACGGGGTCCGGCTCGTCATCCAGGCCCATATGCACGGCTACGAGCGATTCGCGTTCCCCGACCTCACGTGGATCACGACGGGCGGCGGCGGCGCCTCGCTCGCGAACGTGGACGAGAACGTGGACCGCCCCATCTGCGCGATGCGCGCCGCGTCGGGCACCGTTCGTCACGCCGTCATCCTCGACGCCACGGGCAAGACGCTCTCGGGCGAGGTGATTGATGACAAGGGCGCTGTCTGGGATACCTTCGTCCTCGAAGGACCCTGA
- a CDS encoding alpha/beta fold hydrolase: MEPTPSSRQNNARVLGAGETTIVLAHGFGTDQTAWRHQASTLAERHRVLLFDHVGAGSSDLDAYSPRRYQSLRSYAMDLLLLLEELALEDVVYVGHSMSGMIGLLAAVEEPSRFRKLVLLGASPRYLDDVGYEGGFKRADLDGLYRAMQTNFHAWASGFAPIVTGNPDRPDLARDFAASLGALRPDIVLTVARIIFESDHRKDLPKLTLPTLVLQSQADVAVPMSVGTYLTNHIPRAELQVLDATGHMPHWSAPEQVTRAIQSFAASA, encoded by the coding sequence ATGGAACCGACCCCTTCCTCCCGGCAAAACAACGCGCGCGTCCTCGGCGCAGGTGAAACCACGATCGTCCTCGCCCACGGCTTCGGGACGGATCAAACGGCGTGGCGTCATCAAGCGTCCACGCTCGCCGAGCGGCACCGCGTCCTGCTCTTCGATCACGTGGGCGCGGGGAGCTCGGATCTCGACGCCTACAGCCCGCGCCGCTACCAGAGCCTGCGCAGCTACGCGATGGACCTGCTCCTCCTGCTGGAGGAGCTCGCCCTGGAGGACGTGGTCTACGTCGGCCACTCCATGAGCGGGATGATCGGCCTGCTCGCCGCCGTGGAGGAGCCGAGCCGCTTCCGCAAGCTCGTCCTGCTCGGCGCCTCGCCCCGCTACCTCGACGACGTGGGCTACGAAGGCGGCTTCAAGCGCGCCGATCTCGACGGGCTCTACCGCGCGATGCAGACGAACTTCCACGCCTGGGCCAGCGGGTTCGCCCCGATCGTGACGGGCAACCCCGACAGACCCGATCTGGCCCGGGACTTCGCCGCCAGCCTGGGAGCGCTGCGGCCGGACATCGTGCTGACCGTCGCCCGCATCATCTTCGAGTCCGACCACCGCAAAGACCTGCCAAAGCTCACGCTCCCGACGCTCGTGCTCCAATCGCAGGCGGACGTCGCCGTCCCCATGTCGGTCGGCACGTACCTCACGAACCACATCCCCCGTGCGGAGCTCCAGGTGCTCGACGCGACCGGCCACATGCCGCATTGGAGCGCTCCGGAGCAGGTGACACGCGCGATCCAATCGTTCGCCGCCTCCGCCTGA
- a CDS encoding hybrid sensor histidine kinase/response regulator, translated as MGTSTPEALLAALGAGDPDAALPRVLAVLHERFHVDAVLALRRIDPVTALALASAPAGLLPDGMTHAAIFAGALESARPVFDAVVTSEMGLPRGLRGSLAILPWSSVDEAGGLALIRRENTPFSAEEQRALVALLPLFHLLALYLQKAELASAVSTRFDTVFQTLPHGLVFVDDRGSEAWVNGAAAALLGLPKGLHEPARVARSMAGLWGRAEDRAGLRQSALAVMNQRDGELRDARWVFAGPPRRVLSISSTATGEREHRGRLWLFIDVTAQHLASEELEAKNAALEAARREADLANAAKSRFLATMSHEIRTPMNAVLGMTGLLLDTTLDEDQHDVVETIRQSGEALLAIINDILDFSKIEAGLMDLEEQPFALRPCVEEALDLVTIAARKKGLELGAFIDPRTPPGIFGDVTRLRQILVNLLGNAVKFTSAGEVLIEITPGDEPAPPGKLVLHFAVRDTGIGIPKDRLGRLFQSFSQVDASISRKYGGTGLGLAICKRIVELMHGRIHVESEEGAGTTFHFTITTSPAPDVGRDLADALAVAGPDLAGRHILIVDDSATNRRILAEQTRAFGLTPRVVASGAEALDLLRRHAEGLLPDEPFPFALALLDVSMPGMNGFELGAAIRQDPRLAVLPFLLLTSSDLATHREAAQLGATCLSKPIKQSSLFDAIMRVLSQSVVRPSRAPRALGIDPTLGERHPLRILLAEDNVVNQKVASLLLQRLGYRVDIAANGLEVLEAVTRKEYDVVLMDVQMPEMDGLEATRRLRAQAPLRGKPRVIAMTANAMQEDKKECLAAGMDDFVAKPIRIEELVAALTRSALGRPRPLSTARLPAVHLPDEPVLDEEAFERIRLVASLDEENPLATLVDDFVRDSRRNLEDMGAALRAGDLRTLERLAHNLKGSAGMLGAMRLARRSADVERAAREGQREGLPRLLEAALDEHTCTAEALLSKC; from the coding sequence ATGGGTACGAGCACGCCCGAAGCCCTGCTCGCCGCGCTCGGCGCCGGGGATCCGGACGCGGCTCTCCCCCGCGTCCTCGCCGTGCTCCACGAGCGATTCCACGTCGACGCGGTCCTCGCGCTCCGTCGGATCGACCCCGTGACGGCCCTCGCGCTCGCGAGCGCCCCGGCGGGCCTCCTCCCCGACGGCATGACACACGCCGCGATCTTCGCCGGCGCGCTCGAATCGGCGCGGCCGGTCTTCGACGCCGTCGTGACGTCCGAAATGGGGCTGCCGCGTGGCCTCCGGGGCAGCCTCGCGATCCTGCCCTGGTCCTCGGTCGACGAGGCGGGCGGCCTCGCGCTCATTCGCCGCGAGAACACACCCTTCTCGGCCGAGGAGCAGCGCGCCCTCGTCGCCCTCCTTCCCCTCTTCCACCTGCTCGCGCTGTACCTGCAGAAGGCGGAGCTCGCCTCCGCGGTCTCGACCCGCTTCGATACCGTCTTCCAAACCCTCCCGCATGGCCTCGTGTTCGTGGATGATCGCGGGTCCGAGGCGTGGGTGAACGGGGCGGCGGCGGCGCTCCTCGGGCTGCCCAAGGGCTTGCACGAGCCGGCGCGCGTGGCGCGATCGATGGCCGGCCTCTGGGGTCGCGCCGAGGACCGCGCGGGCCTCCGGCAGAGCGCGCTCGCCGTGATGAACCAGCGGGACGGCGAGCTACGCGACGCGCGGTGGGTCTTCGCGGGGCCACCTCGCCGGGTGCTCAGCATCTCCAGCACGGCCACGGGCGAACGTGAGCACCGCGGCCGGCTCTGGCTCTTCATCGACGTCACGGCGCAGCACCTCGCCAGCGAGGAGCTCGAAGCAAAAAACGCCGCGCTCGAAGCCGCGCGCCGGGAGGCGGACCTCGCCAACGCGGCGAAGTCGCGGTTCCTCGCCACGATGAGCCACGAGATCCGGACGCCGATGAACGCCGTCCTCGGGATGACGGGGCTCCTGCTCGACACCACGCTCGACGAGGACCAGCACGACGTCGTCGAGACCATCCGCCAGAGCGGCGAGGCGCTGCTCGCCATCATCAACGACATCCTCGATTTCTCGAAGATCGAGGCGGGCCTGATGGACCTCGAAGAGCAGCCCTTCGCGCTGCGCCCCTGCGTGGAGGAGGCCCTCGACCTCGTGACGATCGCGGCGCGCAAGAAGGGCCTCGAGCTCGGCGCCTTCATCGACCCGCGGACGCCGCCCGGCATCTTCGGCGACGTGACGCGGCTCCGGCAGATCCTCGTGAACCTCCTCGGCAACGCGGTGAAGTTCACCTCCGCGGGCGAGGTCCTCATCGAGATCACCCCCGGGGACGAGCCCGCGCCCCCCGGCAAGCTCGTGCTCCATTTCGCCGTGCGCGACACCGGCATCGGCATCCCCAAAGATCGCCTCGGGCGGCTCTTTCAATCGTTCTCCCAGGTCGACGCCTCGATCTCCCGCAAGTACGGCGGGACCGGGCTCGGCCTCGCGATCTGCAAGCGCATCGTCGAGCTGATGCACGGGCGGATCCACGTCGAGAGCGAGGAGGGCGCCGGCACGACGTTCCATTTCACGATCACGACGAGCCCCGCGCCCGACGTCGGGCGGGACCTCGCGGACGCCCTCGCCGTCGCCGGCCCGGACCTCGCGGGCCGGCACATCCTCATCGTCGACGACAGCGCCACGAACCGGCGTATCCTCGCCGAGCAGACGCGCGCATTTGGCCTGACGCCCAGGGTCGTCGCGTCCGGCGCCGAGGCCCTCGATCTTCTCCGGCGCCACGCCGAGGGGCTCCTGCCCGACGAGCCCTTCCCGTTCGCCCTCGCCCTCCTCGACGTCTCCATGCCAGGGATGAACGGCTTCGAGCTCGGCGCCGCGATTCGCCAGGATCCACGCCTCGCGGTGCTCCCCTTCCTCCTGCTCACGTCGAGCGACCTCGCCACGCACCGGGAGGCGGCGCAGCTCGGGGCCACGTGCCTCTCGAAGCCCATCAAGCAATCGAGCCTCTTCGACGCGATCATGCGCGTGCTCTCGCAATCGGTCGTGCGCCCCTCGCGCGCCCCTCGGGCCCTGGGAATCGATCCGACGCTCGGCGAGCGGCATCCGCTGCGGATCCTCCTCGCCGAGGACAACGTCGTGAACCAGAAGGTCGCGAGCCTCCTGCTTCAGCGGCTCGGGTATCGCGTGGACATCGCGGCGAACGGCCTCGAGGTCCTCGAAGCCGTCACGCGCAAGGAATACGACGTCGTGCTCATGGACGTCCAGATGCCGGAAATGGACGGCCTCGAAGCCACCCGCCGCCTCCGCGCGCAGGCCCCGCTCCGCGGCAAGCCGCGCGTGATCGCGATGACGGCGAACGCGATGCAAGAGGACAAGAAGGAGTGCCTCGCGGCGGGCATGGACGATTTCGTCGCCAAGCCCATTCGTATCGAGGAGCTCGTCGCCGCGCTGACCCGCTCGGCCCTCGGCCGGCCGAGGCCGCTCTCGACCGCGCGATTGCCGGCCGTGCACCTCCCGGACGAGCCTGTCCTCGACGAGGAGGCGTTCGAACGGATCCGGCTCGTCGCATCCCTCGACGAGGAGAACCCGCTGGCGACGCTGGTGGACGATTTCGTCCGCGATTCCCGGCGCAACCTGGAGGACATGGGCGCCGCGCTCAGGGCGGGCGACCTCCGCACGCTGGAGCGCCTCGCGCACAACCTCAAGGGCAGCGCGGGCATGCTCGGCGCCATGCGCCTCGCGCGCCGCTCGGCCGACGTCGAGCGGGCGGCCCGGGAAGGCCAGCGCGAGGGCCTCCCCCGCCTGCTCGAAGCGGCCCTCGACGAGCACACGTGTACGGCGGAGGCGCTCCTTTCGAAGTGCTAG